GTGACTGAAATGTGAAGGAAAATATACAGAGGTATTGTGGATTCAACTCCATTTTGACTTTGTGGCGAGACCTCATGTACTAATGTAGTTAGTCAGTAGGTAACACTGTGGACTTATTTTAGCTGGATGACGTGATCAaaatctgtgtgtgcgtgtgcgtctgggtgcgtgtatgtgtgtctggGGGGGTGTTCTGACAACATTTTCCATCTGTCGATGTAACTCTGACTGGATGCGTTCAATTAACCTCTTTAGAAACCACAACAGACTTAAGTGGAAAAGCAATCAGGTATggggtaaattttatttttgaaaactcTAAAGATGATCGTTTGATGCGCTAAATTACTACACCCTGAAATAGAGactataaagtatttaaaccacCTAGATTATTCTAGTCTGAGGTGGCGGAGGCAAAATTGTTAGAGGGTTGGCTACAGTCTATGTGAGATTATCCACCCctacatccatcaatttccgCTTATCTTggggcgctggagcccatcccaactgaCTTCTGGCGAAAGGCGggctacaccatgaactggtagCCAGGCAGTCGCAGGGCTATGAAACCCTGCAGCCCATTTAAAGCCCAAGAGATATAAGATGGTAAGGTgtcaatccaaaacacacactaCAATTTTTTGCGTGTGTTTGGCTGTCAGATCAAAgagaatggagaatctgcatccccttTAAATTTTGGAGCAGTTTTAccgtgtcacagtggagttttagAGCTTCTTCTGTGGTTTCATAGTAATTTAATTGAAGTTTACTGAGGGTCAGGGATCAgttgaacagaacagaatttctagagagaggagagagacaaagacaaagtgctaactgtaaacagaatgagaaaagtaaatcattctATATcgacaacaaagaaacattcaaTATGGATGTTGTATGAGACTTaagtgctacaccctgtgaaggaattATTGGATAATTTCGGAAAGGAGAAGGAAGCATGCAAGATGAACCCAGCTAAACAACTAAAATATGGTGGGACTGACCAAGTGAACTAAAGATGTCTATAGAATGAGAATATAAGTGATGGGATGTATACACAATTTGTGATTGCCTTAGTTATTTGGTTTTGTTCCATGTGTTCCGTGTCTCTGTGTTCCTCATTGTTTCGTCGGTCTCTGTTTTTAACTCTCTGGCTTTATTCACTTCTTGTTGGTCCAGTGTTGATGTCAATGTCTATCCGTGTCAGTTATATcaccattcatgttttttttccagttcaaggtttatttaaatgttttttttggggagggagggggggtaaTTTGTTTCCCTGCGCTTGGGTGTTCTGTATTTTTTTGCCTTGCCTTCCTCACATCTCAAACCCAAAACCATTTCACACAGCTCTTctctaaaaataattaaatgcataaaaataaaagagtgTATCAAGATGGCCAATCGTCTTGAGGTGGAAAAGAATCGATTTTAATAGCACGCACCACCTGATCCATCACCAGGGAAATGTAAGTAGACTTTAACTTCCTCCTACAGAAGTCCCAATTACATTGTTACGCACCTTTGGTTCTACGGAATATTTTAATGAGACAGATTGTATTAATATCAACTAACAAACTCTTCACAAGTCTAACTTTtacaatggatggatttacctatatgcctagaaagagtatcacagatgcatgatttgccttgatgatgcttgtggaaaagtacagagaaggtcagaaggagctacattgtatctttttaGACCTAcaaaaagcccatgacagagtaccaagagaggaactgtggtactgcatgcgcaagtctggtgtggcagagaagtatgttaaaatagtacaggacatgtatgatggcagcagaacaatggtgaagtgtgccttaggtgtgacagaggaatttaaggtggaggtgggactgcattagggatcagctctgagccccttcctgtttgcagtggtaatggatgggctgacagatgaggttagactggaacctcttggaccatgatgttcgcagatgatattgtcatatgcagtgaacgcagggagcacgcagaggaacaattggaaagatggagacatgcactggaaaggagaggaatgaagattagccgaagtaaaacagaatatatgtgcgtgaatgagaaaagtagagggggaagagtgaggctacagggagaagagatagcaagggtggacgacttcaaatacttggggtcaacaatacagagcaatggagagtgtggtcaggaagtgaagaaacgggtccaagcaggttggaacagctggcgaaaggtgtctggtgtgttatgtgacagaagagtgtctgctaggatgaagggcaaagtttacaaaacagtggtgaggccggccatgatgtacggattcgagacggtggctctgaagaaacaacaggaagcagaactagaggtagcagaaatgaagatggtgaggttcttgctaggagtgagcaggttggacataattagaaatgagctcattagagggacagccaaagttggatgttttggagacaagattcgagagcagactttgatggtttggacatgttcagaggcaagagagtgagtatattggtagaagggtgctgaggatggagctgccaggcaaaagagcaagaggaagaccaaagaaaagattgattgatggatgttgagggaatgcgtgaggacagtgggtgttagagaggaagatgcacgagataggcttagatggacaaagatgacacattatggcgacccctaacgggacaacccaaaagaaaaagaagatttggCAGATTCAAAGAAGCAGAGGCATGAGTAACAATAGAATACTGCTCCACTTTGGAAGTGTATTCTTCAGACTAGCCTGTACACAATACTGTATGTCATCAATTCAGATGGCTTAATTATAGTCTGTGAAAGACCATTATTCAATTGTTACTCACATTAGGTCTTATAGTGCCATTCAATTATCATATACCTTTTGAAACTGAATTGTTAACTCCATGCAACTCTAcaaacacattaaaataaataacgcGTATCTTAACAGTGTCAAAAACTCAGAAAGataatttttgtcaattttgtcgCTCGTGTTGGCAGAAATTTGGTACTTTTTCAATAAGATAAAATGAGATTTGATTAGAAAGTGCTTAACGTGCGACACCTTGTGGAAAGGTAATGTTAGACAGTTGACTGTCCAGCTGGTGCGTTATCGTGGCTGTCGTGTTTCgacattattttagtttttacgATTGCCACTTCGTCTTCCCAAGTATTACCATGAAATGATCAACAGTCGTGTAAAAATTATTCCCTCGACAAGAATGGCTACGGTGCGTTTCCAGAAGTAAAACCAAGCAGATCCAGAGGACGGAACAAATAATTCTTTTCCCGGAAGTCTTTGTTCTACCCGGTATTATTTTGGGTGAAAACTCTGACCATTCCGACAGTTATGGCGGTTCCTGGTACGTATGAATTCAGTAACTGTACGTTTCTATGTATACATTTGGTTATTTAATATACTCCGCGTTTTTGTTAGTAATTGGAGATGTTGCTAACTTTTGTTCGCCGAAGAACCGACTCCAGCACTGTACTGATGTGATTGAATTCCTTCTTTTGTGTTCTTGGAATTTTACTCAATACAGTATTTGAGGTACTGGTGTGAGTTAATGCAGTACTTCAAAACATATATCCGAAATTTCGTGATGCTCCCAATACACTGTTTTTGTTACAACATACCCATATCTACCTATCCTGTTTAATTGCACAGGCCCGAATAAGGACAGTATCAGAGCTGGATGCAAGAAATGCGGATATCGTAAGTAAACATTTGAGTAAGTCACAGGATTTGTTCACACCAGCCTGGATGATTTACATTTGGCCAGTGATTCGCTTGAGTGAAACTCAAGCAAAGACCAAACAACTTTTTAGCACTactgtatttgtaattattgttcaagtctctctatctctctctctctccttttttttttttttttttttaagctggcCACTTGACCTTCGAGTGCCGAAATTTTGTGAGAGTTGACCCCCAGAAAGACATAGTTCTGGATGTAAGTAGCACCAGCACTGAGGAAAGTGAAGAGGAAGTCCTGGGTCGAAGCGGGCAAAGTCGCAGAGGTAAGACATCATATTCAAACCACATCCTAATACCAACAACGCAGCGTCTGATAAACATGAAAATGATTAGTTGGTGTTGTGTCTGCTTACATTTTACATGAGATTAGAGATTTTCTTTCAGACAGAGAACAAGTAAAACATGTAAGAACTCACTGATGAGTACCAACACTTGATAATGCTACGAGATCTTGAAGTTGTGATTTCTTAGAATGAAAGTCtgtttagaaaaacaaaatcttctcTTGAACATGGTATAACCATCAGTCAAATGCTGTGTAACACTTGACAGTGTATAAACTTGCAACTACCATTTTCACATCGAACTGCTTGCCTTTCTAACAGTCATGCCACATATTTCACTCAAATGTAGCCTGTAACACAAAGTATTTCAGTTTTATGGGGTTTAAAGTAGGACGTTgttcaaaattcatatgtacaataaatcctccaatgtgaagtaatattattattacatatattttggacattaattgaacaaaaaattgaaaataaagaacatttttggagATGCTTGCATTATAGCTCGCTGCTCAACCGCTTCTGTCCACAGTCGGCTAATAAcgttttttcatccatccttgTTAACTTATCTCCACATGGCTAAAGTGGCTGCTATTCTCCCTGTCGTGCTGGAAAAGTAATATCAGTTTATTTCCCCCTCAAGATCAGATGTAAAGATCAGCATTGATGTTGGTATTGATGCATCCCCACATTAGATTGTTGACTGTATTTCTGTGTTAGACTCTCCTAATGATGACCATAGAAAAGCGAGGCATAAGCAGAAGaggaacaaagaaagaaaatcaagaAAAAGGTATGTTATTTTCATTGAGCGGAGGACAGCGTTTGTCAGTTTTCAttatgatgagttccacaatTTTCTTTAGGTTCATCCACAGCACAAGTCTGTGTTCCACAGAGTCTTTTCTTTATGCATTTATGTTACTTCTTAGATATTCCTCACCATCAAGTGATGAAGAGcctaccaggaaaaaaaagaaacgcagCAGGTCCCTCTCCAGGTCTGATGACGAGACccgccgaaagaaaaagaaacttaaAAGTCACAAGAAGAAAAGCAAGAAGAACAAACGGGAGCATGGAAAGCATAAAAAgagacaaacaaagaaaaaacaggaaagctcctcttcctcctccagctcAAGTGAATCAGACAGTGACTGAACTTTATCCAGGGGTccattttttccattccattgagttttcttgacaaaatacaaaaattacttTGTTAAAATGAACTGTTCCTCGGTGGAGGGGTGTAGTTTTGGGAGAGCTACTTGAAAAGAGCGGCGGCCTTTCCACACTTGTGGAAACATTTTGGGTTGTTTAGGAAAGGTGTAAAGTACAAAGGAATTTGCCAAAAAGTGATAAATCAGGTCTTCTCTTTTAACTGTAGGTTTTTAGAACAAATACCAAATAAGGTTATCTAATGGTTAGAGGTCATGACTGGTTATATGATACCTCAATACTCAAAGAAGCAACCTTTTCACTTTTAATTCTTTTTCAGAACAGCCAATTCCTGAGTAACTTTGATGTTAATTTTACATGTCTGATTGATGATCTTTTGTCAGTTTATGACAGCTATTATTGATCTTTGAAAGATaaccaagaaaaataaatatacacgcACCCTTGCTTTTGTGGAATTTAAAATCATAGCAAATGTCGTCCTATCTTAATTGtgcacaaaataacaaaatgttaatCTAAAATCTTGATCCTGAGTGACTCAGTCAATGATCATTGTACTTAAAACAAATGTGTAAtctgttattgttttattaacAATCACAGGTAATATGCATGCAGTATTTGACCTAATACAAGGATGCACAAAGGAAAACTTTGGCGGTGAAACAGAATACTTTCCTGTAGATGGCAGCAGCATGCAATTATACGTACAGTCTTATCACATAATGGCAATTTCTGAAGGCTCATTTGAATAGTCTTGCTTTTTTAAAGTATGTACCAGCTTATAAACAAATGGGGTTTTGTGTCTCAGTAGAACTTTAATTATCCCACTCACTTCTTTCAGTGTGGACTTCTGTAAcatacagtggggcaaaaagGTTTTTTCCAGCCACCAATTAGGCAAGTTAAACTTAAAAACTTAAACTTAAGTCTTTAAGTTTAGACCAACTTAAAAAGGTCAGAGAGGCCTCTAATATTCCTCATTTAGATACAATAGCTAACCTCTGAGAGGCAAAATGGGaattatctgatttttttttaatgaattaattggTGAATTATTCTGTaaaataagtactgtatttgGTAAATTCCTCAGTAAAATAAGTACTCACTTACAAACAAGATTCCGTTCTCCCACAGACCTGTAACCTCTTATGAAAGAGGCTCTTTTGTCTTCCACTCGTGACCTGTATTAATGGAACCTGTTTGAACTCATCAGTATAAAAGACACATGTCCAAATGctcaaacagtcgcactccaaACTTCACTATGGTCAAGATCAAAGATCTTTCAAAGGACAAAATGACCTGTAGAGAGCTAGGATCAAATTAACAAAGTACGCCGGAAGGGAACTCAAATCCTCCTGTCCCAGGCGTGCCCCCCTGCTTAAGCTAGTACACGTCCAGGCCTGTCTGTATATGGTTATATGAAATTAACATAGAACCTTTTGGTAAGATCTCAACTTTTTGTTAAAACTCAACTTGTGTTTTGAGGAGAGAATGGTGAGTttcatccaaagaacaccatacctactgtgaaacatgcgAGTGAAACCATAATGGTGTCGGGCTGGTTTTCTGCGACTGATTCATGTAAAGAAAAGAATGAAAGGGCCAAGTATTGTGAGTTTTTAAGTGAAAACCAACTTTCATCAGCAAAAGCACTGAAGATGAAAcgttgctgggtctttcagcatgacagtGATCACACCCACCATTATTCAAGCATTTCCGGGACCTGGATTTACATTTGGagaaaattacaggcctctcatctttttaagtgggataactgacttaaaacatttttgctccACTATATGCTTCTGTTTTACTCAATATAAGACAACAGACGTACCGAGAACACGCGAACGCCACACAGGAAAGATGGAGCCCAACCTCGGAACTTTGAATGTGCTGACCACTTGTCAACCGTGTGGCTGTGTCTGAAAATCATTACAACTATATCTTTGGTCATCTACCTGGTGACGTTTTGTGAGAGCCAGAACAATTACATGTTATCccattgaaaagtggaagttaATGTCTATCcttccacctgttgccattcattcaGTAGAATAAATTCACAGCTTTCTTTGAGCATACCAGCTATGTGTTTAACTGAATGGCCCCAAATGTCACactat
Above is a genomic segment from Syngnathoides biaculeatus isolate LvHL_M chromosome 7, ASM1980259v1, whole genome shotgun sequence containing:
- the srek1ip1 gene encoding protein SREK1IP1, with translation MAVPGPNKDSIRAGCKKCGYPGHLTFECRNFVRVDPQKDIVLDVSSTSTEESEEEVLGRSGQSRRDSPNDDHRKARHKQKRNKERKSRKRYSSPSSDEEPTRKKKKRSRSLSRSDDETRRKKKKLKSHKKKSKKNKREHGKHKKRQTKKKQESSSSSSSSSESDSD